Part of the Methylomonas rapida genome is shown below.
TCACACTACCCGCGTTAATGCCCTGAACAAGATTCCTTTTTTCCGCCTGCCCTGCGGCGGGCAAAATGGCGTTTTCTATCAAAGAAGCGTCGGCAGCCGCCAAAAAATGCCCCCCACAGGCATTCGCCAATCGTCCACATAAACCGAGTAACTCAACATCGCTCTCGCCAGCCGAGAAACGATAATCGCCAATCAACAACACCTCCCGCTCGCCGTCGCCAGTCTGCAGATGTTGTAGCAGTTTTTGCCGCAAGCCCTGCCCTCCGCTTTGCACATCGGCCAATAATTCGGCCTGGCTTATATCGACCAAAAACACGCTTTGTTCATCCGCGAAATCTTCATTCAGCAAGCCAGCCGTCGCCCGCCACAGCGACTCTAGCGCCTGAAAACCGGGTTGCCGCAAAATGATGCGTAGATATTGACTTATCGTCGCGTCAATCAGACCGAGCAAGCGTTGATGACGCACCTGGACGGTCGGGCTGATATGGGGCGAAACAATCCGTTCGATCAGACGATCGACGCTCTGGGCTTGCAGCATGGTTGATTCAGGTTTTCGACCAAGCAGGCGCTCCAACATTTCCGCTTCAGTTTCGTGAGGCTCCTGTGTTTCTAAAGCATCTTCCTTGCCGGCCTCATCGGCCGGCAAAAAAGCTTGGATTTTTGCCGCCGCCTTGTCGGCCGTGACCGGATTGCTCAATTCCCGTTTTAACGCCAACAAATCAGCGATTATTGGCACTTTTGGCAACCAAACATCGGGATGAAAATCCTCCAGCGCTTGAAACCGCAATCTCAGCCCTGACTCCCATTCGAACGTTGGCTCGACTTGAGCCATGACCCGATCAAACTCATCCAGGGTAACCGGGATGATTTTTCGCAGCCCTAACGGAACGCTCGTCCGGCCGGAGAAATTGCCTAAAACATAGATCCGATAACATCCATCGCTATTACGCTCATGGTCTTCGCCTGCCCGCTTAAAATCCACTGTAAAATCGATTCTGCCCGACATGATGTCTCCCTTGGCGTTCGTCATTTGGAATTGAAGACAGTATCAAACCCCAACGTTTCCAACAAGCTCGGCGTCTCGACCTGACTTATCCGCTTCCCCGGTAACGGCAGATGAGGCGTTTAATGCTAAAATTTCGCTTCCTTAATTACTGACTGCGCCGCACCATGAATGCTCCTGCCGCACTTTACGAATCCTCCCTGCCACATTTGAAACTGCTCGGGCGCGGCAAGGTCCGCGACATGTACGAGATCGACGATCGCCATTTACTGATCGTCACCACTGACCGTATGTCGGCTTTTGATGTGATTTTGCCAGACCCGATTCCGGGTAAGGGCCGTGTATTGACTCGGGTGTCCAACTTCTGGTTCGAAAAAATGCGGGATATTATCCCCAACCACTTGGCCGACGACCTGACGCTGGAACAAGTGGTGCCGGACGCCGAATTGCGGCGCCAGATCGAAGGCCGCGCCATCATCGTCAAACGCCTGAAACCGCTACCCGTTGAAGCCATCGTGCGGGGTTATCTGATCGGCTCGGGCTGGAAGGATTATCAAGCCAGCGGCTCTGTGTGCGGGATTCAACTACCGGCAGGCCTGCAACAGGCGCAACAACTACCGGAACCGATTTACACCCCTTCCAGCAAGGCCGAAGTCGGCGTACATGATGAGAACATCAGCTTTGCCGACACGGCGGCATTGATGGGGCAGGACCTTGCCGAGCAGGTGCGCGACGCCAGCTTGAAGCTGTATACCACCGCAGCCGAATATGCCCGCCAGCGCGGCATCATCATCGCCGATACCAAGTTTGAGTTTGGCTTGGACGATGCCGGCAAACTGTATTTGATAGATGAAGCCTTAACACCCGATTCCTCTCGTTTCTGGCCGGTCGAGCAGTATCAGGTCGGCATCAGTCCGCCCAGTTTTGACAAGCAATACCTGCGCGATTATCTGGAAACCCTGGATTGGAACAAAACGGCGCCCGGCCCGAAATTACCGGCCGAAGTGGCGCAAAAATGCGCGGAAAAATACCGGGAAGCCGAGCAAAAACTGACCGGCAATTAAACTTTTCCTAACCCATAAAAAAGGCCGCAGCGGTTTGAATCGCTGCGGCCTTTTTATTTTGCTGGCGCTAAAGCTTACTCGTCGACATCCAGTTCTTCCGCCGCCAGTTTTTTACCCGGCAAATAATTAGGCGCCACGCTGATCAGAATGGTCAGGAAAGTTGCCATATACGGCACTGCCTGCACCGCCAACACCGCCACCCAGAGATGACCGCTAGTATTATTGAACTGCGGCTCCATACGCATCGCGACGATACCCGCAATCAACAAACTCAGCAGCAAAAGCTCCTGCCAAATCACCAGCAAACCGGCAATCAACGGACCTTGCGCTTCGTATTTCGGCGTCCGCATGAAGGGCTTTCCGGACGTGAACAGGCCTTGCAAGGTCCCGCGTGCCACCGTGTGCGTCAAGGACAAACCCGCCAAAGCCGCTCCCAAGGCTTGAAGGGTCGAACATGCCACCCGCGCCTTATAAAGCCACAAGCCACGCCCCACCTTGAACGCAAACAGGCCGATGGTCGGCAATAAAAAGGCATTGATCGGCAATTCACTGTGCAGCGGATTCAATACCAGCATCGTGGTCAGTATCAAGCTGGCGCCCGTGAACAATAAGGCCAGCGCATCGGAAAACCAGGGCAACCAACCGGCAACAAAGTAATAACGCTGGGCCGGAGTCAACGCAGACTTTTTGTTCGGCAAGAAATGACGCCAATGCTTTTTGATGATTTGCATCGCGCCATAAACCCAGCGGAAACGCTGCGTCATGTAGCCCGAGAACGTATCCGGCATCAAGCCGCGGCCGAACGATTCCTTGCAATAAACGGAATCGTAACCGGCTTCATACAGGCGCAATCCCAGCTCACTGTCTTCGCAAATACACCATTCGCCCCAGGGCCCGACTTTTTCGAAGGCCGACTTGCGCACCATCGTCATCGTGCCGTGCTGAATGATGGCATTGTATTCGTTGCGCTGCACCATGCCGATGTTGAAGAAACCGGCGTATTCCCAATAGCACATGTCCTTGAAGGTGCTTTGATGGGCATCGCGATAATCCTGCGGCGATTGCACGAAGCCGACATTTTCTTGATCGAAATACGGCACCATGCATTTCAGCCAATCCGGCGACAGAATATAGTCGCTGTCGATGACCGCAATGATTTCGGCGTCTTCGGCGGTATTTTCCAAGGCATAGTTGATGGCGCCCGCCTTGTAACCCGGCCAATTATCCAGATGGAAAAAGCGGAACTTCGCCCCCAAACGATCGCAATCTTCTTGCACCGGCATCCAGACGGCAGGATCCTTGGTGTTGTTATCCATCACCAACACTTCGTAGTTTGGATAATCCACCTTGGCCAGCGCATTCAAGGTCTTGCGCACCATTTCCGGCGGCTCGTTATGAATCGGCAAATGAATGGACACTTTCGGATATTTGAAATCGGGCGACGGGGTTAGCGGCTGAAAGGTGCGCCGGCCTTTTCGATGCCACAATACTTCCGCCAACTCCAGGCTTTCGGTCAGCAATACCAAAATCGCCATGGCCTGCATCATCAGCAAAATGCTCCAGAACACCACGGAAAAACTGGTCTGATACTGGGCCGCCGCGATAGAGGCCGACCAAAACAACACCGAAGCCGCCAGATTGGCCACGATGCCGAATAACAACTTGCCAGGCAGTTTCAGGCTTTTGCGCTTGAATAAAAACGCTGCCATCAAGATCATGCTCAGCAATGCCGCGCCGGTGGCAAAGTTGCGCCACATCGGGTTGGCGACCACTTCGCCCTCCATGGGAAACTTGGGCTGGCGATCGGCATTGAACAAACCCCAGTAAGCACCGGCCGTACCCTCGAGCTCGATTTTCCAGGGCTGATCAAAGGCCTCGATCACGTAATAAATGATGTTTTCCGCGGTCGCCCGGTTCAGGAAAGCCCGTAAAAACTTGGCTTCGTTGATCAGCGACGCGCTAGCCGCACCTCGCGGCGGCCCGTCTGAAGGCCAGCCTGTCTCGGTGATCACGATAGGTTTGTTAGGGTAGAGCTGTTGCAATTCATAAAAACGCTTGAACACATAGTCTACCGCGGCATCGCCCTCGGCCCCCTCGGGCAAATCGACAGGCACCCCCTCCCAATAGGGCAGGATGTGCACACCGATATAATCGACCTCAGCCACCAAAGCCGGATTGGCGGCCCAGATATCCCAGGTTTCCGAGGTACTGACCGGTTTCCAGGTATTTTTTTTGACTTCCCGGATATATTCAATCAACTGATTGGCTTTTTCCGCGACCTTGACCTTGACCTCGGCCTCGATCTTGTCTTTGATTTCCTGCTCGCTCAGCTGGCCTTTGTATTGCGCCCGAATCTGTTCCGAAATGGGGCCGGCCAATTTGGCGCGCACCCTGAGCAAGGACTCGTTGCCCACCAATGTACGCAGGATGGTCTTGGGGTAATTATTGGTCAGATTGATCAGGCTCTGGATTTCCCGGCGATTTTTTTCTTCGAACTTTTGCCTGTCTTGCTCGGTAATGTCGTCGTCAAATAAATCTATCCAGGCCCCCATCGCCAAATTGATGCGATTTTGCGCCGCAAGCTCGGGAACGACTTCCATGCCCTCGGTAGAGGTATAGGTTCTGATCGAGTGGACTTTGTCAGCCAACAGTTCCAAATCTTCTTGAACTTGCGCGGGCGTCGGATAGTTTTTCTTTTCTGGATTAAAGTCTTTGCGGGTCCCGTTATACGTCACCCCCATCATCGTACTGCTCCAGGACGGCAAATGCAGCGGGTTGTTGATGTAGGACCAGATGGCAACGTTGACCGCCACCAGAAAAACCACGGTGAATAAAGTAGCTAGTTTTGCTTTCATTTCGAGCAAGACACTCCAGATCAGGAAGAGGCGAGATTAAAGAAGATACTTAAAATTGATCGACAATAACTGTAGTCGATGTTCATGTTGTCGTTAATAATTTGGCGCCGCGGCTAACCGGCGGCTATAAAAAACCCCGCGCGGCGAGCCCAAAGCAACTGGCAAATCGAACTTCAAGAGCCCTAATTTGCTATGGCTTGCTTAGACCAAGCTTAAGCGGGGTTTGGTAAGAAAAACTTATTTCAAGGACAAGGTTTCGGCACGACCACTCGTTTCGACGCTCAACTTGTCTTCTTTCAGCAACCACCCAATCGCACGCTGGACTTCATTTTTACCCAGCCCAGTCTCGGTGGTAATCTTAGTGACGCTGGCTTCACCATTTTGATCCAGGTAATGCCAGATTTTACCGGCAGCTTCACCAATTACATCTCTCATTTCAACACCTCACATTTCAGCAAAAAAACCTTTTTCAGCCTACAGTCGCTTTGGCATGTCGTCGTCTTGTAACCGCGGTTTACCGGTCTTCTGGCAACACAATGTTCAATTCAAGTGTTTCCTGATTACCATCTTGTTCAAAATTGACCGTAATGGCATCTTGGCCCACGTTAACGTATTTTTGAATGACTGCCAAGAGCTCTTGCTGTAACTGCGGAAGATAGGACGGTTGGTTTCGCGACGCGCGTTCGTGCGCCACCAGAATCTGCAACCGTTCCTTCGCCAACGAGGCGGAACTGGGTTTCGATGACCTGAAATAATCCAAGAGACTCATCACTTACTCCCGAATAACTTGCTAAACAAGCCTTTCTTCTCTTCCTCAATGAAACGGTGAGGTTTATTCTCACCTAAATAGCGCGCGACGATGTCTTGATAAGCTTGACCCGCATCGCTTTGCTCGTCCAAGATAACCGGCGTTCCCGAGTTGGATGCATTCAAGACCGATTTTGACTCCGGAATCACCCCCAACAAATGTAGCGACAAAATTTCCTGGACATCGTCCACGCTCAGCATTTCTCCGAGCTTCACTCGATCAGGCGAGTAGCGCGTCAATAGCAAATATTCCTTAATCGGTTCTTCGCCTCTTTCGGCGCGGCGCGATTTACTGGCCAATATGCCCAACATGCGATCGGAATCACGCACCGAGGACACTTCCGGATTGGTCACGACAAAGGCGTCGTCGGCAAAATACATGGCTAAGGTAGCACCACGCTCGATGCCGGCCGGCGAGTCGCAAACGATGTATTTAAAATCTTTTGCCAATTCTTCGAGGATTTTGCCCACGCCTTCGGTGGTCAGCGCATCTTTGTCGCGGGTTTGCGAAGCGGGCAATATATAAAGTTGATCGCAACGTTTGTCCTTGATCAATGCCTGCTTCAGGGTCGCCTCGTTATTGATGACGTTAACCAAATCATAGACGACTCGACGCTCGCAACCCATGATCAAATCAAGATTACGTAAACCCACATCAAAATCGATAACCGCGGTTTTATGGCCTCTCTTTGCCAGGCCCATTGCGATAGCCGCGCTGGTTGTGGTCTTACCCACGCCACCTTTTCCTGACGTTACGACGATTATTCTGGCCAAAGTTGTTCCTCCGAGAAAAGCTTAAATATCTTTAATAATAAGTGTTTGATTATCCAAACTGATTTGGACTGGCTTATGCGCTGTTTCCGGGCTTAAATCATCGCTGAGTTGATAAATGCCTGCAATTGAAATCAACTCAGCCTGCAGGTCAGAACAAAAAATCCGGCTCTCGACATTGCCCAAAACTCCGGCCAACGCCCGTCCCCGCAACGTGCCATAAACATGTATGTTGCCTTCGGCCATGATTTCAGCGCCTGCGCTGACGGTAGCCGTTACGATCAAATCGCCTTTGGCATAAACGCGTTGCCCGGAACGAACGGGTTGCGTAATCAATTTGTTTTCGACGAGGGGCTCTGATTGCTTTATTTCTTCCGCATCAGGCACTGGCAATGTTTTGGGTGCCGGTTTTTCAGGCATCGCGCTATTGACGCCATGCATGGAAAGAACCGGAAGATTCAGCGCCAAAGTGTCTTGATTCTGTTTTTCCGTTCCGCCACGAATTCCGATCGGCATGAATGCTTGCTTACGCACCAGCGCAATCAAGGCAGGAACATTGATATCCAGGTTTTGGTTGTTGAGCTTCTGCAAATCGATCAGCAACGGCGAATTCCTGAAGAAATCCGGCGCTTGCGCGACTTTCTCGAGCAGCTGTTGCTGAATTTGCTCGACATCATTACTGTTCAACAATAGCACCGGCACAGTCAATGACGTGCTTTTAAACTCTAGAACGACTTTTTGCAAGGAAGGGGCCTCGGTTGACATAGAGTTTTCAAACAGAACCAGCTATTTTAACGTGGCAAATACTATCATTTTCCACCAGGAAAAGCATATAGACAGTTAGAGCAGGAACAGGGTTGCCAAGCCCAAAAACGCCATGAAGCCGACCACATCGGTCACCGTCGTCAGCAGCACCCCGCCCGCCAATGCAGGGTCTATCCCCATGCGATCCAAGGCGACCGGAATAGCCACGCCCGAAAGGGCGGCGCAGACCAAATTGATCATCATCGCGGCACCTAGTAAAAAGCCCAAATGCACGTCGTGAAACCAGAACGCCGCGACACTGGCCACGACCACCGACCATATCAAACCATTCACCAGGCCTACGGAAATTTCCTTGAAAAACAGACTCACCGTGTTGCCGGCCGAAACTTGCCGCAATGCCAAGCCCCGTATCACCAGGGTCAGGGTTTGACTACCAGCTATCCCTCCCATGCTGGCGACGATAGGCATCAACACGGCCAGCGCCACGATTTGCTGAATCGCATCTTCAAACAAGTCGATGACCCAGGCGGCCAGAAACGCCGTCAACAAATTGATGCCCAACCAAACGGCGCGCCGTTTGGCGCTCGTCATGACCGGCGCAAACATATCGTGTTCTTCGGTCAAACCAGCCATTCCCATCAGGGAATGCTCGGCCTCGGCTCGGATGACGGGCACCACGTCATCTACCGTAATGAGACCGATCACTTTTCCATCGTCCGCCAATACAGGTACCGACAGTAATTTACGCTGTTCGAACAACACCGCCACATCGCGAGTAGGCATGCGGTAGGAAATGGTTGTAGCCTTGGCATCCATCACTTCCGCCACTTTCTTGTGCGGATCGTGAGACAAAAACTGGCTGAGCGGTAATAGGCCTTGAAATTGCTCTTTACGATCGACGACGATCAAGCTATCGATCGTGGCTGGAATTTTGCCCCGCAGCCTGAGGTAGCGCGCGGCCACATCCAGGGTCACATCGCCCCGCACTGTCAATAACTCTTGCGACATCATGCCGCCGGCCGTATGTTCGTCATAACGTAACGATTGCTCGAATTGGGCGCGATTATTCGTACCGATCGTCTCAATCACTTGCGACAATAAGGGTTCGGGTAACACATGCAATAAGTCGACCATTTTATCCGAACCCAAATTCTCGCTCGCCGCGATGAGGTCCTTTCTGTCGGTGATTTTCAACAGAAAACTGCCCACATCGACGTTGACTTCGACCAATATCGTACCCATTACGCTGGGCGGAATCACCGACCAAATCTTGGTCCGCTGCTCCGGCCCCAAGGATTCCAGGACATGCGCGGTCTCGGCGGGATAGAGCGAGCGCACGAAATCTCTAACCGCGACTTGAGAACCTTTAGCCAGCACTTCGATTGCCCTGTCGACGAGTTGCTTACTGTTTTCTTGTTGTAAAGTTGACGTCATAGAAAATTAGAAATAGATGGCTCAAGCGCCAATTAACGCATCTCGCGATGCCGAACAATCACGTTCGGAATGATGCCTCGAAAATGTTTGCCGAGTTCTTCCACCAGAAAAACCGAGCGGTGTTGCCCGCCCGTGCAGCCTATCGCAATCGTCAGATAACTGCGGTTATCCGACTCGAATCGGGGCGCCCAGCGCTCTATGAAACCGCTTATATCCTGCAAAAACTCGCTGACGACGGTTTCATGCCGCAAAAAGTCGATGACAGGCTGATCCTGTCCATTGAGCCCGCGTAATTCCTGCACCCAATAGGGATTCGGCAAACTGCGGGCATCGAATACGAAATCAGCATCCAGTGGAATGCCATATTTAAAACCGAACGACTGAAACAAAATCGATAAATTGTTTTTACCCTTTTCCCCCAGCCGGTTCTTCAACAAGTCGCGCAGCTGATGGTAGTGGGTATAGCTGGTATCGATGACGACATCCGCATGGGCCGCGACCGGACGCAGCACATCCTGCTCAATATTCAGCGCCTCGCGCAGAGGCCTTTGCGCCGTGGTCAAAGGATGCCGGCGCCGGGTTTCACTATAGCGTTTGAGGATGATTTTTTCCTCGGCCTGCATATAGACCACCTGGCAGTCAACACCTTTATGCCGAATGGATTCGAGGATCTCCGGAAAAGCCGCCAGTTTTTCGGTTTGATTGCGCGCATCAATGCCGATGGCGGTTTTTTTATAGGTTTCCCTGTTATCCTCCAGCATGACATGGTCAATGAAATTCTGCAGCAAGGCCACGGGCAAGTTATCGATGCAGTAATAACCGCAATCTTCCAGTGTATCCAGAGCGATACTTTTTCCCGAGCCCGATAGGCCGCTGACGATGACCAGTTTCATAAATTCGTAGGCAGGGTAACTAGAGCCACCCTGCCATGTTTAGCGGCTAGTTAACGATGGTTTTGGATTTTTTCTTTATGCTTGACGATTTGCCTGTCAAGCTTGTCGACCATGAAATCGATCGCCGCATACATATCTTCCTGGGTGTCTTCTGCATAAAGCTTGGCGCCGCTGATTTGCACGGCCGCTTCGGCTTTTTGCTGCAGCTTTTCAACAGTCAAAATGACGTGAACATCCACCACATTGTCGAAATGACGTTTGATTTTGCTGATTTTTTCCTCGACATAGGCCTTCAATGCCTCGGTGACTTCTACGTGATGACCTGTGATACTGACTTGCATGGGAATACTCCTGTTTATAGAAAATGTACTTCCTGATGGGATTAAATTAGCCTTTTCCGCTGGCTGGTCGAAGGAATCGACATGGCTTCGCGATATTTGGCAATGGTGCGACGCGCCACTTGGATGCCCTTCTCATTCAATAAGTCGGATATTTTACTATCGCTTAATGGTTTGGCCGGATTTTCGTTGCCGACCAACTCTTTTATCAGTGCCCTTATCGCCGTAGCCGAGCACTCGCCCCCCCCGTCCGTGCCGACATGACTGGAGAAGAAATATTTAAATTCGATCACGCCTTGCGGCGTATGCATGTATTTTTGCGTGGTGACGCGGGAAATCGTGGATTCGTGCAAACTCAATTCTTCGGCAATGTCCCTCAGCACCATGGCCTTCATCGCGATCGGGCCATGTTCGAAAAAATCGCCCTGTTTTTCGACGATACTTTTCGCGACCCGCAGCAAGGTGTCGTTGCGACTGTGCAAACTCTTGATGAACCAGCGCGCTTCCTGCAGATGGTTTTTCATGCTGACATTGTCCTGGCTATTATCGGCACGTTTGATCATGCCGGAATAGAACGGGTTGATACGCAGCTTGGGCGCGATATCCGGATTCAAGGTCACTTGCCATTGGTCCTTGACCTTGGTGACGAAGACGTCGGGCACGACATACTCGACGTCGGCTTCCTGCAAGCGCGCGCCGGGCTTGGGATCTAGCGTTCTGATCAGCGCCAGCACGCCTTTCAACTGCGCCTCGCTAAAGCCGACCCGCTTCATCAAACGATTTTGATCGCAAGTCGCCAATAATTCCAGATGCCTGCACACAAACTCCAAGGCGTCTGCCTTATACGGCGTATCGTCCGGTAATTGCTGCAGCTGCAAACGCAGGCAATCGGCCAAGTCCAGAGCGGCAACCCCCACCGGATCGAAATTCTGAACCATGTGCAACACTGCCCGCACCTCATCCATTTCCACGTCGTCCAGTTGCTCCAATAAACCCTGATGAATCTCGTTCAGGTCCATGGCAACATAGCCATCGTCATTGATCGCATCGATGATGGCCACCGCAATCGCGTAGTCACGCTCCGAAACGTGGGTTAGTTCCAGTTGCCAAATCAAATGGTCCTGCAAGGTTTGCGCCTTGCCGCGAAAAGTCTCGAACTCGGCGCTGTCCGCCGCATCATCGCCACCAACCGGCAGCATGCTTTCATAGACATCGTCCCAGCTGACATCGACCGGCAACTCATCCGGCAAATCGGTTTGCGAGCCTTCGCTAGTGACTTGATCGGTGTTTTCGGTTTTCTTTTCCCGATATTCCAGAGTCGGCAAATCCTCTTCTTCCGCTTCCAGCATCATGTTGGACTCGAGCGCCTGCTGGATCTCCTGCTGCAAATCCAAAGTCGACATTTGCAACAACTTGATCGCCTGCTGCAACTGCGGCGTCATTGTCAGGCTTTGCCCGATTCTGAGTTGTAAAGATTGCTTCATAACCACTCAATCCTATAAGCTAAATGTCTCGCCCAAATACACGCGGCGGACTTCCTCATTGTC
Proteins encoded:
- the minE gene encoding cell division topological specificity factor MinE is translated as MSLLDYFRSSKPSSASLAKERLQILVAHERASRNQPSYLPQLQQELLAVIQKYVNVGQDAITVNFEQDGNQETLELNIVLPEDR
- the rapZ gene encoding RNase adapter RapZ, producing the protein MKLVIVSGLSGSGKSIALDTLEDCGYYCIDNLPVALLQNFIDHVMLEDNRETYKKTAIGIDARNQTEKLAAFPEILESIRHKGVDCQVVYMQAEEKIILKRYSETRRRHPLTTAQRPLREALNIEQDVLRPVAAHADVVIDTSYTHYHQLRDLLKNRLGEKGKNNLSILFQSFGFKYGIPLDADFVFDARSLPNPYWVQELRGLNGQDQPVIDFLRHETVVSEFLQDISGFIERWAPRFESDNRSYLTIAIGCTGGQHRSVFLVEELGKHFRGIIPNVIVRHREMR
- the minC gene encoding septum site-determining protein MinC, with the protein product MSTEAPSLQKVVLEFKSTSLTVPVLLLNSNDVEQIQQQLLEKVAQAPDFFRNSPLLIDLQKLNNQNLDINVPALIALVRKQAFMPIGIRGGTEKQNQDTLALNLPVLSMHGVNSAMPEKPAPKTLPVPDAEEIKQSEPLVENKLITQPVRSGQRVYAKGDLIVTATVSAGAEIMAEGNIHVYGTLRGRALAGVLGNVESRIFCSDLQAELISIAGIYQLSDDLSPETAHKPVQISLDNQTLIIKDI
- the minD gene encoding septum site-determining protein MinD, which encodes MARIIVVTSGKGGVGKTTTSAAIAMGLAKRGHKTAVIDFDVGLRNLDLIMGCERRVVYDLVNVINNEATLKQALIKDKRCDQLYILPASQTRDKDALTTEGVGKILEELAKDFKYIVCDSPAGIERGATLAMYFADDAFVVTNPEVSSVRDSDRMLGILASKSRRAERGEEPIKEYLLLTRYSPDRVKLGEMLSVDDVQEILSLHLLGVIPESKSVLNASNSGTPVILDEQSDAGQAYQDIVARYLGENKPHRFIEEEKKGLFSKLFGSK
- a CDS encoding winged helix-turn-helix domain-containing protein — protein: MRDVIGEAAGKIWHYLDQNGEASVTKITTETGLGKNEVQRAIGWLLKEDKLSVETSGRAETLSLK
- a CDS encoding RNA polymerase factor sigma-54, which translates into the protein MKQSLQLRIGQSLTMTPQLQQAIKLLQMSTLDLQQEIQQALESNMMLEAEEEDLPTLEYREKKTENTDQVTSEGSQTDLPDELPVDVSWDDVYESMLPVGGDDAADSAEFETFRGKAQTLQDHLIWQLELTHVSERDYAIAVAIIDAINDDGYVAMDLNEIHQGLLEQLDDVEMDEVRAVLHMVQNFDPVGVAALDLADCLRLQLQQLPDDTPYKADALEFVCRHLELLATCDQNRLMKRVGFSEAQLKGVLALIRTLDPKPGARLQEADVEYVVPDVFVTKVKDQWQVTLNPDIAPKLRINPFYSGMIKRADNSQDNVSMKNHLQEARWFIKSLHSRNDTLLRVAKSIVEKQGDFFEHGPIAMKAMVLRDIAEELSLHESTISRVTTQKYMHTPQGVIEFKYFFSSHVGTDGGGECSATAIRALIKELVGNENPAKPLSDSKISDLLNEKGIQVARRTIAKYREAMSIPSTSQRKRLI
- a CDS encoding phosphoribosylaminoimidazolesuccinocarboxamide synthase translates to MNAPAALYESSLPHLKLLGRGKVRDMYEIDDRHLLIVTTDRMSAFDVILPDPIPGKGRVLTRVSNFWFEKMRDIIPNHLADDLTLEQVVPDAELRRQIEGRAIIVKRLKPLPVEAIVRGYLIGSGWKDYQASGSVCGIQLPAGLQQAQQLPEPIYTPSSKAEVGVHDENISFADTAALMGQDLAEQVRDASLKLYTTAAEYARQRGIIIADTKFEFGLDDAGKLYLIDEALTPDSSRFWPVEQYQVGISPPSFDKQYLRDYLETLDWNKTAPGPKLPAEVAQKCAEKYREAEQKLTGN
- a CDS encoding glycosyltransferase, producing MKAKLATLFTVVFLVAVNVAIWSYINNPLHLPSWSSTMMGVTYNGTRKDFNPEKKNYPTPAQVQEDLELLADKVHSIRTYTSTEGMEVVPELAAQNRINLAMGAWIDLFDDDITEQDRQKFEEKNRREIQSLINLTNNYPKTILRTLVGNESLLRVRAKLAGPISEQIRAQYKGQLSEQEIKDKIEAEVKVKVAEKANQLIEYIREVKKNTWKPVSTSETWDIWAANPALVAEVDYIGVHILPYWEGVPVDLPEGAEGDAAVDYVFKRFYELQQLYPNKPIVITETGWPSDGPPRGAASASLINEAKFLRAFLNRATAENIIYYVIEAFDQPWKIELEGTAGAYWGLFNADRQPKFPMEGEVVANPMWRNFATGAALLSMILMAAFLFKRKSLKLPGKLLFGIVANLAASVLFWSASIAAAQYQTSFSVVFWSILLMMQAMAILVLLTESLELAEVLWHRKGRRTFQPLTPSPDFKYPKVSIHLPIHNEPPEMVRKTLNALAKVDYPNYEVLVMDNNTKDPAVWMPVQEDCDRLGAKFRFFHLDNWPGYKAGAINYALENTAEDAEIIAVIDSDYILSPDWLKCMVPYFDQENVGFVQSPQDYRDAHQSTFKDMCYWEYAGFFNIGMVQRNEYNAIIQHGTMTMVRKSAFEKVGPWGEWCICEDSELGLRLYEAGYDSVYCKESFGRGLMPDTFSGYMTQRFRWVYGAMQIIKKHWRHFLPNKKSALTPAQRYYFVAGWLPWFSDALALLFTGASLILTTMLVLNPLHSELPINAFLLPTIGLFAFKVGRGLWLYKARVACSTLQALGAALAGLSLTHTVARGTLQGLFTSGKPFMRTPKYEAQGPLIAGLLVIWQELLLLSLLIAGIVAMRMEPQFNNTSGHLWVAVLAVQAVPYMATFLTILISVAPNYLPGKKLAAEELDVDE
- the mgtE gene encoding magnesium transporter, with product MTSTLQQENSKQLVDRAIEVLAKGSQVAVRDFVRSLYPAETAHVLESLGPEQRTKIWSVIPPSVMGTILVEVNVDVGSFLLKITDRKDLIAASENLGSDKMVDLLHVLPEPLLSQVIETIGTNNRAQFEQSLRYDEHTAGGMMSQELLTVRGDVTLDVAARYLRLRGKIPATIDSLIVVDRKEQFQGLLPLSQFLSHDPHKKVAEVMDAKATTISYRMPTRDVAVLFEQRKLLSVPVLADDGKVIGLITVDDVVPVIRAEAEHSLMGMAGLTEEHDMFAPVMTSAKRRAVWLGINLLTAFLAAWVIDLFEDAIQQIVALAVLMPIVASMGGIAGSQTLTLVIRGLALRQVSAGNTVSLFFKEISVGLVNGLIWSVVVASVAAFWFHDVHLGFLLGAAMMINLVCAALSGVAIPVALDRMGIDPALAGGVLLTTVTDVVGFMAFLGLATLFLL
- the hpf gene encoding ribosome hibernation-promoting factor, HPF/YfiA family, giving the protein MQVSITGHHVEVTEALKAYVEEKISKIKRHFDNVVDVHVILTVEKLQQKAEAAVQISGAKLYAEDTQEDMYAAIDFMVDKLDRQIVKHKEKIQNHR
- a CDS encoding type VI secretion system contractile sheath domain-containing protein produces the protein MSGRIDFTVDFKRAGEDHERNSDGCYRIYVLGNFSGRTSVPLGLRKIIPVTLDEFDRVMAQVEPTFEWESGLRLRFQALEDFHPDVWLPKVPIIADLLALKRELSNPVTADKAAAKIQAFLPADEAGKEDALETQEPHETEAEMLERLLGRKPESTMLQAQSVDRLIERIVSPHISPTVQVRHQRLLGLIDATISQYLRIILRQPGFQALESLWRATAGLLNEDFADEQSVFLVDISQAELLADVQSGGQGLRQKLLQHLQTGDGEREVLLIGDYRFSAGESDVELLGLCGRLANACGGHFLAAADASLIENAILPAAGQAEKRNLVQGINAGSVILAYPRYLLRLPYGEKRAPLETLAFEECSAVPHVDELSWGNPAFLCARALIRLCRAENAQEALFFADIPGFAFTKDDERILQPGTETVLTEAQANALLSQGIMPLIGYHRRQGVRLLAISPLSYH